In one window of Cydia pomonella isolate Wapato2018A chromosome 16, ilCydPomo1, whole genome shotgun sequence DNA:
- the LOC133526545 gene encoding mitochondrial import receptor subunit TOM40 homolog: MDINEQTFKDEFSKFISSLQKLLPKKKDFITIEPLKPKVIRLADVHNEAKSVFPRCFIGTKLVIMREIMDRVKLLQQYNYGRSKESYKCYDLFIHKEMEPKSPQEGLLLDWTGSATATYNESFDGYDMRLISKIKDLVSSENEITLEKCGEKTVASVSCTMKDVDPNTAQLMAHWMYQIVPELTVGTEFGIRPMVYPPLPTVSISARYEKPSFTLSGTLSRLGFQGCLFKQLDSNLRIATIVNEGPKGPATIGIALSKKYLNGSYLKIFVDSQRCGGFTIQKDVLFHDPPNELRVVSLVASVLLDRQRRVRLGFGFNLDF; this comes from the coding sequence ATGGACATCAATGAACAAACATTCAAGGATGAATTCAGCAAGTTCATCTCCAGTCTACAGAAACTCCTGCCcaagaaaaaagattttatcACCATCGAACCGTTGAAGCCGAAAGTGATAAGACTCGCGGACGTTCACAATGAAGCTAAGAGTGTCTTCCCAAGGTGCTTCATCGGTACCAAGCTCGTCATCATGAGAGAAATCATGGACAGAGTCAAACTCCTCCAACAATATAACTACGGAAGATCTAAGGAATCTTATAAGTGCTACGACCTTTTTATCCACAAGGAAATGGAGCCCAAATCGCCTCAAGAAGGATTATTACTTGACTGGACCGGTTCTGCGACAGCTACATACAACGAAAGTTTCGACGGGTACGATATGCGTCTGATCTCCAAAATAAAAGACTTGGTCTCATCAGAAAATGAGATCACGCTCGAAAAATGTGGCGAGAAAACAGTCGCATCTGTATCCTGTACTATGAAAGACGTGGACCCGAATACAGCGCAGCTGATGGCTCATTGGATGTACCAGATAGTACCGGAATTAACCGTTGGCACTGAATTTGGTATCCGACCTATGGTCTATCCGCCTTTACCGACGGTTTCAATCAGTGCGAGGTACGAAAAGCCTTCATTCACGCTTTCTGGTACGCTGAGCCGTTTAGGCTTCCAAGGATGCCTATTCAAGCAATTGGATTCAAATCTTCGGATAGCTACAATAGTGAATGAGGGTCCGAAAGGCCCAGCGACTATAGGAATCGCATTGTCTAAGAAGTACCTTAATGGCAGCTACTTGAAGATATTCGTGGATTCTCAGCGTTGCGGTGGCTTTACAATTCAAAAAGATGTGTTGTTCCATGACCCTCCGAATGAGCTTAGAGTAGTAAGCCTGGTCGCAAGCGTCCTTCTAGACCGACAACGAAGAGTACGCCTCGGCTTCGGATTCAACCTCGACTTCTAA